One Dialister invisus DSM 15470 genomic region harbors:
- the cas10 gene encoding type III-A CRISPR-associated protein Cas10/Csm1, producing the protein MSGKISLALKAGLLHDVGKVCIRATHEKTRHSVLGADFIKTFLKDTEADEQLLRCIKYHHGRELSGAGLSADDLAYVIYEADNIAAGADRREVEGDLNDRGVKFDSDLCLENIFNVFSGDAESSYFSLHELDAIKKDNFPHGNKSIATQGQYRSIMRYLEENFRKKSPISMEENELLRILEDTLIYVPSSTNMKEHADISLYDHMKMTGAIAAVLMKYMEMSKITDYKEFCFTHNKENRNKDVFLMISGDFSGIQKFIYRIRSEGAMRMLRGRSFYLDIALENIVDELLEELHLSRANLIYCSGGHFYILADNTKETQDTAKAVAEKINQGLVKLFSGTLYLAMGCEPLCANDLMAESDTVHHKKNVFRSVSEKVFTAKASRYGPDILTEIFDENSNINRADQGARECGICHVSTNRLGPYKGNESNDSTGIEVCEVCNGLYYLGKALIDDKRSVFAVLSEKAEGLDKAIPISACSGLCWLTAASQNDLKQWAEAGILKRIYDKNGSYTSSFMASRLWVADYAAKNEMGKVLDFNELAESSGEKTGKGIKRLGVLRADVDGLGAAFIAGFIHKENKNPEAYATLSRYAALSRSMALFFRKIINSICKKELPKGIKPFYLFEDKDGEPRKIHVVYSGGDDLFLVGAWDDLMGFAVDLKRAFSVYTNGKLTFSAGLGLYSSTYPISRMAEVTGELEELAKTSPGKNSIALFGSGTEYHRNEKNSGAAEKENAAVYTWDEFIEKVHGEKIKFLMEHMLLDGINGNNKRNDRISAGKSLLYKLMNLLQGAAGDRMDLARFAYTLARLKPKGKELQPCYEKVRSWFYQWAVKEEERKELVTALQFIIYRMRDKEEA; encoded by the coding sequence ATGAGTGGGAAAATTTCTTTAGCGTTAAAGGCGGGACTGCTCCATGATGTGGGGAAGGTATGTATACGTGCTACACATGAGAAGACAAGACATTCTGTTCTTGGTGCGGATTTTATTAAAACATTTTTAAAGGATACAGAAGCAGATGAGCAGCTGCTGCGCTGTATAAAATATCATCATGGAAGGGAATTGTCCGGCGCTGGATTGAGTGCCGATGATCTGGCATATGTTATATATGAAGCGGATAATATTGCAGCCGGAGCAGACAGACGGGAAGTGGAAGGAGATCTTAATGACAGGGGTGTGAAGTTTGATTCCGATTTGTGCCTGGAAAATATATTTAATGTCTTTTCGGGGGACGCGGAATCGTCTTATTTTTCTTTACATGAATTAGATGCGATAAAAAAAGATAACTTTCCTCATGGAAATAAAAGTATAGCGACACAGGGACAATATAGATCCATCATGCGGTATCTGGAAGAGAATTTTCGGAAAAAATCACCGATTTCTATGGAAGAAAATGAGCTCCTGCGTATATTGGAAGATACACTCATCTATGTACCGTCAAGCACAAATATGAAGGAACATGCGGATATTTCTTTATATGATCACATGAAAATGACCGGCGCGATAGCAGCTGTTCTGATGAAGTACATGGAAATGTCGAAAATTACGGATTATAAAGAGTTTTGCTTTACTCATAATAAAGAAAACAGAAATAAGGACGTATTCCTGATGATTTCCGGTGATTTTTCAGGCATACAGAAATTTATATACCGTATCCGATCTGAAGGCGCGATGCGTATGCTTCGCGGGCGTTCTTTTTACTTGGATATTGCTTTGGAAAATATAGTGGATGAGTTGTTGGAAGAATTGCATCTTTCCCGAGCGAATTTGATTTATTGCAGCGGCGGGCATTTTTATATATTGGCAGATAATACAAAGGAAACACAGGATACCGCAAAAGCCGTTGCGGAAAAAATAAATCAGGGACTGGTGAAGCTGTTTTCCGGAACTTTGTATTTAGCGATGGGATGTGAACCTCTCTGTGCCAATGATTTAATGGCGGAATCTGATACAGTACATCATAAAAAGAATGTATTTCGTTCTGTATCCGAAAAGGTTTTTACAGCAAAGGCATCCAGATATGGTCCGGATATATTGACCGAAATATTTGATGAAAACAGCAATATAAATAGAGCGGATCAGGGAGCTCGTGAATGTGGTATATGCCATGTTTCGACAAACAGACTGGGGCCTTACAAAGGAAATGAATCAAATGACAGCACGGGTATAGAGGTTTGTGAAGTCTGCAACGGGCTGTATTATTTAGGAAAAGCACTGATTGATGATAAAAGAAGTGTTTTTGCTGTTCTTTCAGAAAAAGCGGAAGGGTTGGACAAGGCGATACCGATTTCCGCATGTTCCGGTTTGTGCTGGCTTACAGCAGCTTCTCAAAATGATTTGAAGCAGTGGGCTGAAGCCGGAATACTGAAACGGATTTATGATAAAAATGGCTCTTATACGTCGTCATTCATGGCATCCCGTTTGTGGGTGGCAGACTATGCGGCAAAGAATGAGATGGGGAAAGTGCTTGATTTCAATGAGCTGGCAGAAAGTTCCGGAGAAAAGACAGGAAAAGGAATTAAACGTCTTGGCGTACTTCGGGCAGATGTAGATGGATTGGGAGCAGCCTTTATTGCAGGCTTTATACATAAAGAGAATAAAAATCCGGAAGCCTATGCGACTTTATCCCGATATGCTGCCCTATCACGCAGTATGGCGCTGTTTTTTAGAAAGATAATCAATAGTATTTGTAAAAAAGAATTGCCCAAAGGCATAAAGCCATTTTATCTTTTTGAGGATAAAGACGGTGAGCCGAGAAAAATTCATGTAGTATACTCCGGCGGTGATGATCTTTTTCTTGTCGGCGCCTGGGATGATCTGATGGGATTTGCCGTTGATCTGAAACGTGCGTTTTCGGTTTATACCAATGGAAAGCTTACCTTTTCCGCCGGCTTGGGATTGTATTCTTCCACGTATCCGATTAGCCGTATGGCGGAGGTCACCGGGGAATTGGAAGAGTTGGCGAAGACCAGTCCGGGAAAAAACAGCATCGCTTTATTTGGCAGTGGTACGGAATATCATCGAAATGAAAAGAATAGCGGTGCAGCGGAAAAAGAAAATGCTGCTGTTTATACATGGGATGAATTCATAGAGAAAGTTCACGGTGAAAAAATAAAGTTCCTTATGGAGCATATGCTGCTGGATGGTATCAATGGCAACAATAAAAGAAATGATCGTATCTCCGCAGGTAAATCGCTTTTATACAAATTAATGAACTTGCTGCAGGGAGCTGCCGGGGATAGGATGGACTTGGCGCGGTTTGCTTACACATTGGCGCGATTGAAGCCGAAGGGGAAAGAATTGCAGCCCTGTTATGAGAAGGTAAGAAGCTGGTTTTATCAGTGGGCGGTGAAGGAAGAAGAACGAAAAGAATTGGTGACAGCTCTTCAGTTCATTATTTATCGTATGCGTGACAAGGAGGAAGCATGA
- the cas2 gene encoding CRISPR-associated endonuclease Cas2 produces MEEIEIRVRPTDDNRYIVLIIYDITDNKRRLSMVRCLEQFAVRVQKSAFEGFLTPKQYECISELASRIINAEQDSLRIYILYDHTRVRSWGIGDIKEDDVIIY; encoded by the coding sequence ATGGAAGAAATAGAAATCAGAGTGCGGCCGACAGACGATAATCGGTATATTGTTCTCATCATTTATGACATCACGGATAATAAAAGAAGATTATCTATGGTACGCTGTCTGGAGCAGTTTGCCGTGCGCGTGCAAAAATCCGCATTTGAAGGATTTCTGACACCCAAACAATACGAATGTATATCGGAACTGGCGAGCAGAATCATAAATGCGGAGCAAGATTCATTGCGTATTTATATTCTCTATGACCATACAAGAGTAAGATCGTGGGGCATAGGTGATATAAAAGAAGACGATGTGATAATATATTGA
- the csm6 gene encoding type III-A CRISPR-associated CARF protein Csm6: MRILFTPVGDTDPVRGYHDGGMLHILRHYAPVDRIFVFLTKEMEDKEAESECYTKGIQKVAPQCKIEFIRSGITEPHIYERLTVLQDVFHEKYEQYPDEEWLLNLSSGTPQIKTVMGLIGLDYPETKAIQVLTPGKSSNSKNHPEETPGLVEMLDCNDDNDPAAPNRCKEAKLSLLKKHSVKWQIISLVENYEYEGALQLLRQNRHLFSDISEKLLRHAVCRRNLMWKDANKIIPSYNGKPLISKAGDFEEFFRVMELRQRKKQLYEFIVKTTPICTKLATDYAISLEQRTLFDLNACSEIRRDEDGDVRYVLKREKIGRYNNTLLEHLNHQYKRSGGFKDSDLSISNMAYICEWIINSGISSNGRDIEIKKIFVRLSIVSENIRNKVAHKIVMNLTENIIREWSKGKERSGIADAGLDSRDILNYLHRASDLIRGQKFQWDYGELNNSIIDSL, encoded by the coding sequence ATGAGAATCTTATTTACACCTGTAGGAGATACGGATCCGGTGAGAGGATATCATGATGGCGGGATGCTGCATATTCTCCGTCATTATGCGCCGGTAGACCGCATCTTTGTATTTCTTACGAAAGAAATGGAAGATAAGGAAGCAGAGAGCGAATGTTATACAAAAGGGATACAAAAAGTAGCACCCCAATGTAAGATCGAATTCATCAGGAGCGGAATTACCGAGCCCCATATATATGAAAGACTGACGGTTTTGCAGGATGTATTCCATGAGAAGTATGAACAGTACCCTGATGAGGAATGGCTGCTGAATCTCAGCTCCGGCACACCGCAGATCAAAACAGTCATGGGGCTTATAGGGCTGGACTATCCGGAGACTAAAGCTATTCAGGTTTTAACTCCGGGAAAAAGCTCAAATAGTAAAAATCATCCGGAAGAAACACCGGGACTGGTGGAAATGCTGGATTGTAATGATGATAATGATCCCGCTGCCCCCAATCGCTGCAAGGAGGCGAAACTTTCTCTGCTCAAAAAACACAGTGTGAAATGGCAAATTATATCTCTGGTGGAAAATTATGAGTATGAAGGCGCGCTGCAGCTTTTGAGACAGAATCGGCATCTGTTTTCTGATATATCGGAAAAGCTTTTGCGTCACGCGGTTTGCAGAAGGAATTTGATGTGGAAGGATGCCAACAAAATTATTCCCTCTTATAATGGGAAACCTTTAATCAGCAAGGCAGGAGATTTTGAAGAGTTTTTCCGTGTCATGGAACTTAGGCAAAGGAAAAAGCAGCTGTATGAATTTATTGTAAAAACAACACCAATTTGTACGAAGTTAGCGACAGATTACGCGATATCTTTGGAGCAGAGAACGTTATTTGACTTAAACGCATGTAGTGAGATTCGCCGAGATGAAGATGGGGATGTCAGGTATGTATTAAAAAGAGAAAAAATAGGACGATATAATAATACGTTGTTGGAGCATTTGAATCATCAATATAAACGCTCTGGCGGATTTAAGGACAGTGATTTATCTATTTCAAATATGGCGTATATTTGTGAATGGATCATTAATTCTGGGATATCTTCAAATGGACGAGATATTGAAATTAAGAAAATATTTGTCCGTTTAAGCATTGTATCAGAGAATATAAGAAATAAAGTGGCGCATAAAATAGTCATGAACTTGACGGAAAATATTATAAGGGAGTGGTCAAAGGGCAAAGAAAGAAGCGGAATTGCTGATGCAGGATTAGATTCTCGGGATATATTAAATTATTTACATCGGGCATCAGATTTGATTCGAGGTCAAAAGTTCCAATGGGATTATGGTGAATTAAATAATTCCATCATAGATAGTTTATAG
- the csm4 gene encoding type III-A CRISPR-associated RAMP protein Csm4, with amino-acid sequence MRHEIILFHFTSPVHFGDVAEGGGLGEILSYCRADTFFSALCREAADISQELLECVIENVRLGNLRVSDLFPWKKANHCYELYLPRPVMYQKNSDLVETLSYEEVRAQSGERKKHKKRSFIRASEMEIYLQGRDVSVQPDFGKEEIRTQYNARERHPYGIGAYHFMPDAGLYFILSGSEELAERLEPLIKLLGMAGIGGKRSSGFGKYIFEDDPLALSDEDTYGGDDVSLYKMLCADHSDCYMSLSSFLPEKSEVKDVSAGTGKIIKRGGFAWSRDMISAAKTNSVYMIASGACFSKRLEGRIADVNNGSAPHPVYKYGRGLFVGLPL; translated from the coding sequence ATGAGGCATGAAATCATACTGTTCCACTTTACCTCTCCGGTACACTTCGGTGATGTGGCAGAAGGTGGAGGTCTTGGGGAAATTTTATCTTATTGCAGGGCGGATACTTTTTTCAGCGCGCTCTGCCGGGAAGCTGCGGATATTTCGCAGGAACTTTTGGAATGTGTAATAGAGAATGTTCGGCTGGGAAACTTGCGGGTTTCGGATTTGTTTCCGTGGAAGAAGGCAAACCATTGTTACGAGTTATACCTGCCTCGTCCCGTAATGTATCAAAAGAATTCTGATCTGGTAGAAACGCTTTCTTATGAAGAGGTAAGAGCGCAGTCGGGAGAAAGGAAAAAGCATAAGAAACGTTCTTTTATCCGTGCTTCGGAAATGGAGATTTATTTACAGGGACGGGATGTATCTGTCCAGCCTGATTTTGGAAAGGAAGAAATCCGTACGCAGTATAATGCCAGAGAAAGGCATCCCTATGGAATCGGGGCATATCACTTTATGCCTGATGCCGGTTTATATTTTATCCTTTCGGGAAGTGAGGAGCTTGCGGAAAGGTTGGAACCGCTTATTAAGCTTTTGGGAATGGCGGGAATCGGGGGAAAAAGAAGCAGCGGATTCGGGAAGTACATATTTGAGGATGACCCTTTGGCGTTAAGTGATGAGGATACCTACGGCGGGGATGATGTTTCCTTGTATAAAATGCTGTGTGCCGATCATTCCGATTGTTATATGTCGCTTTCTTCCTTTCTTCCGGAAAAATCGGAGGTGAAGGATGTATCGGCCGGTACGGGAAAAATCATTAAGCGGGGCGGCTTTGCATGGTCAAGAGACATGATAAGCGCTGCGAAAACCAATAGCGTGTATATGATAGCGTCAGGCGCCTGTTTTTCCAAGCGGTTAGAGGGACGGATTGCCGACGTGAATAATGGTTCGGCACCGCATCCTGTCTATAAATATGGTAGAGGATTATTTGTGGGGCTGCCGTTATGA
- a CDS encoding YraN family protein, whose protein sequence is MGNTAFGRMGEDRACLYLEEKGMTLVTRNFRCKHGEIDLIMKDGSVFVFIEVKTRRSRLYGEPIEAVTVYKQRHIRYTAEVFLLARHLHDVRIRFDVVEVMMAPGRAVRLRHTRNAF, encoded by the coding sequence ATGGGAAATACAGCTTTCGGACGGATGGGTGAGGATCGGGCTTGTTTGTACCTGGAGGAGAAGGGGATGACTTTGGTCACCCGGAATTTCAGGTGTAAACATGGGGAAATCGATCTCATCATGAAGGACGGAAGCGTTTTTGTATTTATCGAGGTAAAGACCCGGCGGAGCCGTTTATATGGGGAACCGATTGAGGCGGTGACTGTGTATAAGCAGCGGCATATCCGTTATACAGCGGAGGTATTTCTTTTAGCGCGTCATTTGCATGATGTCCGGATCCGTTTTGATGTGGTGGAAGTCATGATGGCGCCGGGGCGTGCGGTGCGCTTACGTCATACAAGGAATGCGTTCTGA
- the csm5 gene encoding type III-A CRISPR-associated RAMP protein Csm5 — protein sequence MMKYWKMKLTCQSPVHIGSGDIYQKNQYVYEDNGKKAHIYFLNESKWAEFLEKEKLLDSFVSEIHRKFKHFSIYDFLNTCKRNDRQPESLKRLIRDLVDSGVLSKPETADVPYSKNPRNALNDVHTFIKDSKGRMYIPGSSLKGAFRTAIIAAMIRKDRERYEKYWNEIFNIAKRANYLNRNIGNVLDKLEKEIFIPIGTDGKRNMVNSCFRALTVGDSSTASKAGIIVQKADFGEKEDNPHTISLWRECMAPGDTVNFKLGIDSVGMKALGISDTKGLIQCLQDFVDFQCELLWKSFGDTDEIQEMQHTDLLLGGGAGFLSKTVIYALAPDLKTGRDVVKRLMAEQFKRGHHNQGEHISPHTLKLAKRGNSYQVMGMCKLEVEEELC from the coding sequence ATGATGAAATATTGGAAAATGAAACTGACCTGCCAGTCACCGGTGCATATCGGCAGTGGAGATATATATCAAAAAAATCAGTATGTATATGAGGACAACGGGAAAAAAGCTCATATTTATTTTCTAAACGAATCGAAATGGGCGGAATTTTTAGAAAAAGAAAAACTGCTGGACAGCTTTGTTTCTGAAATTCATAGAAAGTTTAAGCATTTCTCCATTTATGATTTTTTGAATACATGTAAAAGAAATGATCGTCAGCCGGAATCATTAAAAAGACTGATAAGGGACCTGGTCGATAGCGGTGTGTTGTCAAAACCGGAAACGGCGGATGTTCCTTACTCAAAGAATCCAAGGAATGCCTTAAATGATGTTCATACCTTTATCAAGGACAGTAAGGGCAGGATGTACATACCCGGTTCCAGTCTGAAAGGGGCTTTCCGCACCGCCATAATCGCTGCCATGATAAGAAAAGATAGGGAAAGGTATGAAAAATACTGGAATGAGATATTTAATATTGCTAAGAGAGCAAATTACCTTAATCGAAATATAGGAAATGTCCTGGATAAACTGGAAAAAGAGATTTTTATACCCATTGGCACTGACGGGAAGCGGAATATGGTCAACAGCTGCTTCCGTGCTCTCACTGTGGGAGACAGCAGTACCGCTTCCAAGGCAGGTATCATTGTGCAAAAGGCGGATTTCGGAGAAAAGGAAGATAATCCGCATACCATTTCCCTTTGGCGGGAGTGCATGGCGCCCGGCGATACAGTGAATTTTAAGCTGGGAATTGACAGCGTGGGAATGAAAGCTTTGGGGATTTCTGACACGAAGGGGCTTATTCAATGCTTACAGGATTTTGTTGATTTCCAGTGTGAATTGCTATGGAAGTCATTTGGGGATACCGATGAAATACAGGAAATGCAGCATACTGATTTATTGCTCGGTGGAGGAGCGGGCTTTTTGAGCAAGACCGTTATCTATGCGCTGGCACCCGATCTGAAAACAGGACGGGATGTGGTGAAGCGGCTGATGGCGGAGCAATTCAAAAGAGGACATCATAATCAAGGCGAACATATTTCTCCGCATACCTTGAAATTGGCGAAGCGGGGAAATTCTTATCAGGTCATGGGAATGTGCAAGTTAGAAGTGGAAGAAGAATTATGCTGA
- the cas6 gene encoding CRISPR system precrRNA processing endoribonuclease RAMP protein Cas6 codes for MLTLAETELRLPEGILLNQSFGSVFHGALISELDREWAEKMHEQQIRPYSQYLLVKEGNPYWRIAVLTEEAFDHILRPMMQKTSLFLEQKGYEVEVGKFSILKKDSFQGLEERFWTGTEKIHHIELDFLTSASFKKNGEYKIFPELLLVFNNLIRKWNVYSDSMVLGEERLGDKLAEFMCITDYRLHTHPFSVEGRRIRAFRGNIRLGLFKDDITRRMASMLAAFADYAGIGIKTAMGMGAVHSNIAYYQKKEQL; via the coding sequence ATGCTGACATTGGCAGAAACGGAACTGCGGTTACCGGAAGGTATTCTGCTGAACCAGTCATTCGGATCGGTTTTTCATGGCGCGTTAATCAGCGAGTTGGATAGAGAATGGGCGGAAAAGATGCATGAACAGCAGATTCGCCCGTACAGCCAATATCTTTTGGTGAAAGAGGGGAACCCTTACTGGCGGATAGCGGTGCTGACAGAAGAAGCTTTTGACCATATACTCCGGCCGATGATGCAGAAAACCTCTCTTTTTTTGGAGCAAAAGGGATATGAAGTAGAGGTAGGAAAATTCAGTATACTGAAGAAAGACTCATTTCAGGGACTGGAAGAGCGATTCTGGACAGGAACGGAAAAGATCCATCATATAGAATTGGATTTTCTTACATCCGCTTCGTTCAAAAAAAATGGAGAATACAAAATCTTTCCGGAGCTTCTGCTTGTTTTTAACAACCTGATCCGGAAATGGAATGTATATTCTGACAGCATGGTGCTGGGAGAAGAACGGCTGGGGGATAAACTGGCGGAATTTATGTGTATCACGGATTACCGGCTGCATACCCATCCTTTCTCCGTGGAAGGGAGGCGCATACGGGCATTCCGGGGAAATATACGGCTTGGCCTTTTTAAAGATGACATAACACGCCGTATGGCGTCTATGCTTGCTGCCTTTGCCGATTATGCGGGGATAGGTATAAAGACGGCTATGGGGATGGGCGCAGTTCATTCGAATATTGCTTATTATCAAAAAAAGGAGCAGTTATGA
- the cas1 gene encoding CRISPR-associated endonuclease Cas1, producing the protein MSWIYVTEPGAKLNRQGGRYVISRENETICEVPSAVVEGVTLFDSIQISSSVIVDFLERNIPLTWISSTGRFFGRLESTDHQNVLRQKEQFDALADKDFCLALAKRVVFGKVYNQRTILRNYNRRAEDPFIEKVRSDIRILADKLHMAHSVEEVMGYEGMMARIYFQAIGHILPEEFRFEKRTKRPPRDYFNSLLSFGYTLLMYDFYSAIVNCGLHPYIGFLHALRNGHPALASDLMEPWRPAVVDAFCLSLVTHREISKDYFVKGENGGIYLNRIGRRIFLQAYERKMRTVNRYFQGTYSWRHTIQMECDSYSLAVHQRDVEKLKPMVIR; encoded by the coding sequence GTGAGCTGGATCTATGTCACCGAACCGGGGGCAAAGCTTAATCGGCAGGGCGGACGATATGTGATCAGTCGTGAGAATGAAACGATCTGCGAAGTACCGTCTGCCGTGGTAGAAGGTGTCACATTGTTTGACTCTATCCAGATATCATCATCCGTCATTGTAGATTTTTTGGAAAGAAATATTCCTTTGACATGGATCTCCTCGACAGGACGCTTTTTCGGCCGCCTGGAATCCACGGATCATCAGAATGTATTGCGCCAGAAAGAACAGTTTGACGCGTTGGCAGATAAGGACTTCTGCCTTGCGCTTGCGAAAAGAGTTGTGTTTGGGAAAGTATATAATCAAAGAACCATATTGCGGAATTATAACCGCCGTGCCGAGGATCCATTTATTGAAAAAGTAAGAAGTGACATACGGATATTAGCAGATAAGCTGCATATGGCTCATTCCGTCGAAGAAGTCATGGGATATGAAGGGATGATGGCACGAATCTATTTTCAGGCGATAGGGCATATCCTTCCTGAAGAATTCCGGTTTGAAAAGCGTACGAAGCGTCCTCCCCGGGATTATTTCAATTCCCTTCTTAGTTTCGGGTATACCCTCCTTATGTATGATTTTTACAGTGCAATCGTAAACTGCGGCCTTCATCCTTATATAGGATTTCTTCATGCACTGAGAAATGGACATCCTGCATTAGCGTCCGATCTCATGGAACCATGGAGACCGGCTGTGGTGGATGCTTTCTGCCTCTCCCTTGTGACGCACCGGGAAATATCTAAAGATTATTTTGTGAAAGGAGAAAATGGGGGGATTTATCTGAATCGGATTGGACGGCGCATATTCCTGCAAGCATATGAAAGGAAAATGCGTACGGTGAATCGTTATTTTCAGGGAACATATTCCTGGCGCCATACCATACAAATGGAATGTGACTCCTATAGTCTTGCTGTGCATCAAAGAGATGTAGAGAAATTAAAGCCGATGGTTATACGATAA
- the csm3 gene encoding type III-A CRISPR-associated RAMP protein Csm3 — translation MAQVQLKGKLLIGAVLTVKTGLHIGDSSDFAPIGAVDSPFIRDPLTKAPIIPGSSLKGKMRTLLARVRDGMAALPSPEEDEAVVARLFGISSKTETKPARLQFRDAFVKAESRNKFKNLDTDTYLGEIKAENTINRGTGVANPRMIERVPAGMEFDFQLVYNIEDENQMKEDMEVLCRGFRLLQLDYLGGHGSRGYGRIAFSSFHVQKMDPQTAEMEEQAALAQEFEGSKL, via the coding sequence ATGGCACAGGTACAGTTAAAAGGGAAATTGCTGATTGGAGCGGTACTTACAGTGAAGACGGGATTGCATATCGGTGATTCCAGCGATTTTGCGCCGATTGGCGCTGTAGACAGTCCTTTTATCAGGGATCCGTTGACAAAGGCGCCGATCATTCCTGGGAGTTCTTTAAAAGGAAAGATGAGGACGCTTTTAGCCAGGGTACGGGACGGCATGGCTGCTCTCCCTTCGCCGGAAGAGGATGAAGCGGTCGTGGCCAGATTATTCGGCATCAGCTCAAAAACAGAAACCAAACCCGCGCGATTGCAGTTCAGGGACGCATTCGTTAAAGCAGAAAGCAGGAATAAGTTTAAAAACTTAGATACAGATACCTACTTAGGAGAGATTAAAGCGGAAAATACGATTAATCGGGGGACCGGTGTGGCCAATCCCCGGATGATTGAACGGGTACCCGCAGGGATGGAATTTGATTTCCAGCTGGTTTATAACATCGAAGACGAGAACCAGATGAAAGAGGATATGGAAGTACTGTGCAGAGGATTCCGCTTGCTGCAGTTAGACTATCTTGGGGGACATGGATCCCGCGGTTATGGCAGGATTGCGTTTTCCTCGTTCCATGTACAGAAAATGGATCCGCAGACAGCAGAAATGGAAGAACAGGCTGCATTGGCACAGGAGTTTGAGGGATCAAAATTATGA
- the csm2 gene encoding type III-A CRISPR-associated protein Csm2 encodes MMLEENKIVDRAQQVMGNLSRKGQMVTTSQIRKFLTAVNTVTEKVNAYKLEKTDEYDTLPVELQAQIKYLKVKLAYQIGRNRSKWGNPVEDFEKEAGLISLIDGIKSSTKEYEKFAHYIEALVAFHKFYGGKD; translated from the coding sequence ATGATGCTGGAAGAAAATAAGATCGTGGATCGGGCGCAGCAGGTGATGGGAAATTTATCTCGAAAGGGGCAAATGGTTACTACATCGCAGATACGGAAATTTTTGACAGCCGTAAATACAGTGACCGAAAAAGTGAATGCCTATAAATTAGAGAAGACAGATGAGTATGATACATTACCTGTGGAATTGCAGGCGCAAATCAAGTATCTGAAAGTAAAGTTAGCTTATCAGATTGGACGGAATAGGAGTAAATGGGGAAATCCGGTTGAAGACTTCGAAAAAGAAGCCGGATTAATAAGCCTGATTGACGGGATAAAAAGCAGTACAAAAGAATATGAAAAATTTGCCCATTATATTGAAGCATTGGTGGCTTTTCATAAATTTTACGGAGGGAAGGACTAA